The Deltaproteobacteria bacterium genomic interval CCCAGCAATGATTTCTGAAACACTCGTGGACGGACTAGATATTTAGAAAGAACCGCCAACCTCTTCCATAGGTTGTTTCAAAACCTACGTCCCCTCCCTACAGGATTTCAAGACTTGCCATTGCGGTACCGGTTACCTTTCTTCGCTTCGGCCTGCCGGCGGCGGCGCTCTTCTCCCTCCCGGGCGAGCGCTTCGCGGTTACTGTCGTCGACCCGCATGAAGGCGTCGCGCCACTCGTCGTTGCCCCAGCGAAACGGCGTCTGAACCGTGGTGCGGGGCATCCAGGCCCTCTCAAGCAGATTAAGGGCAGTTCCCACGATCGAGCGCTGCATCTCGGTGTCCCAGGGCTTCCCGCAGGGGTTTCCCAGTGGGAAGTCGGTGAACACGAAGCGGGCGACGCCGCATTCCTCGACGATGTCGCGGGCCGAGCCCAATACTACCGTAGGCACGCCGTTTTCTTCGAGGTGTCGGGCGACCAGACTCACGGTCTGGTGGCAGACCGGTCAGAGTGCCGAGAGGAGCATGGCGCCGACACCATCCTCACGGCACCACTCAAGGATCTTCGGGGCGTCCCGCAACGATGTCCTGCCCTGGCTGTAGTCGGTGGGGACCCCATAGAAGCGGGGCGACACCGACTCGATGCGGCTGCCAGCAGCGTACTCGGCTAGACGGTTCAGCGGTAGGAAACTATCGCCGTCGTCAGTGTGGGTTGCGCCTTTGTCCCAGAACAGGTCGGCAGTGAACATGCGCATCGGGGCCGGATTTGCCGCCAGCGCATATAACTCCCTGGTTTTCCGCCGGCCCTGTCCTTCAGCTTCGGCATCCATTTTGCCTGCGGTCGTCACCAACCCTACCCGGCACTCGGAGAGCGGCTTTTTAAGAGGGGTGAAGGGGGCGTCGTCGTGGTGGGCCCAGGTATACGGCTGGGAGTAGCCCTGAGCGGCGTAGTACTCCCGGCTGCGATCGATATAGCTCACGAAAGACCGGTATGGCCGGCGCTGATCCATAGGGCACCTCCTCTACTTAAATTCTTCTGCTTCACGACAAGATTGGCAAATTATGCACTGAGTTTTTTTCTCATTCGGAAAGTCTGAACCGGACAGCCTCTTAGGTATGTGTCCCCGGAATTTTGCGGGAAACTTGGTCTAGGACCGATATCTTAGACCCAAGTGATTACCACTTTCCCCGTCTGCCCTGACTCAAAGATCTTGTAAGCCTCGGCCGCTTGCTCCAGACGGAAATGATGGGTGATCAGTTTCTTTAACGGGAGCTTGCGTTCGGCCACATATCTCGCGACCTCTCCTAAGCCGATCGTGCTCATAGTCCAGGAACCGTGTATGGTTAGCTGCTTATGCATGATGTCCCGGCTGATGTCAAAAGAGGTCTCACCC includes:
- a CDS encoding zinc-binding dehydrogenase yields the protein GETSFDISRDIMHKQLTIHGSWTMSTIGLGEVARYVAERKLPLKKLITHHFRLEQAAEAYKIFESGQTGKVVITWV